A genomic segment from Candidatus Afararchaeum irisae encodes:
- a CDS encoding transposase: CGFEADRDYNAALEIKRLGLAKLGVEAQTMTVGQGMAESTPAETALPGETEETSNNVSPKRVVETGSPCLKEPPKATSRQG, from the coding sequence TGTGGGTTCGAAGCTGACAGGGACTACAATGCAGCCTTAGAAATCAAGCGTTTGGGACTGGCGAAACTTGGAGTGGAAGCACAGACGATGACAGTAGGTCAGGGCATGGCCGAATCAACGCCTGCGGAGACTGCGCTCCCTGGGGAGACTGAGGAAACATCCAATAATGTGTCTCCAAAGCGCGTCGTTGAAACAGGAAGCCCCTGCCTCAAGGAGCCGCCGAAGGCGACGAGTAGGCAGGGGTAG